The Candidatus Saccharibacteria bacterium sequence AAAACCCTCGTTCGCTTTTGTCGAGCTGTGGTGATGACACCCCCAAATCAACAAGAATGATATTGAACTGCTTCCCTTCCTCGACGAGCTGTTTTGCAGCGGCGACGAAATCGGTATGCAGTAGCCTGACACCTTTTTCAGTAAACTCACCAAGTTCTGCAATTGCAAAACTATCGCGGTCAACTAAAACAGAGTCAGCATAGTTTTCGGTTAAAGCTAAGACGCGCCTCGCATGACCACCGTACCCAGCCGTGAGATCGAGATAATTCTCGCCCTCTTTAGGGTGAAGTGCTTCAAGCGTCGCATCTAGTAAAACCGGAACATGTAATCGAAATTCCTGTGGAACCTCTTGTTGTGGTGGATGTTCTTTGATACTCATAAACCCCTTTACTATAACATGTATTGGCGTTTACTCGAGATCACCTAACTGGCAGCAGGATATTTTTGTTTTTTTGGTGTGTTTGTTTTTGTGTATAAGTGTCCAAACGTACTTTGGTTACTGTGTAACTCATAATCGTTTGGTTGAGAGACTTATGTGTGTGAGGTGGAGTTTTTTGGGAGGTGTTGTGTTTAGAGGAAGGTGCGTCGGCGCTTTTTAATGTGGTGCCGAATAGCCACTACCCATACTGCCAGATAGTTGATCTCGAGAGTTGTATCTCTTTACTATCTGTGGTCCGAATTATTAAAGAACAAAGGCAGCTAGTAACTATACGTCGGCATCTGCGGGTAAAATCCGCCAATATGCTCCAGCACGAACCGCTATCAGCTCACGATCAATTCCGGCATAATCGAGCAAGTGTTGTTCAATCGTTACGCGACCTTGTTTTTGGTCGAGCTCTGCACCGGTTTTTCCGCGCCTGAATCGTACGTTGAGGTCGGCAACTCTCTCATCGAGAATGCTTCCACCCAGCGCAGGTTCGACTTCCCTATCCCATACCGTTTGTGGGTACAGGTGGAGGTACTTACCAAACCCTCGGGTTAGTACAACGCCACTCGCGAATTCATTTCGAAGCTCGGTCGGTATTGTTAACCGACGCTTGTCGTCAAGCTTTCGTTCGAAATAATCCATTCCGCTTGTGGGATTGCCTTCTGCCGTATGGGCTCACGCTTAGTTATTTTAATGCTAGTGGTGTTTGTTTTGTTTGGTGGTGTTACCCACTTCTTTCCACTGGTCTTACTATAATACCCACAACTACCCACGACAACCCCCAATTTTATATTGCTTATAGTTACCCACAGGCTTTATCCACAGATTTGTGGATAACCATAATAGCCAACAGTGGTCAACAAAAAACGCTCCCTATAGCAAAGAGCGCGTTCTTGGATATCTTGTCCACAACCCGGCTAAAACAAGAGTTCGAGCGCCCCTTTTAAGCCCGTGACGCTCGTAACGCCCGCAGGCAACGTTCCCGCCTGAGACGGCAACACTTCTCCGCTCGGATCTTGAATATG is a genomic window containing:
- a CDS encoding cell division/cell wall cluster transcriptional repressor MraZ codes for the protein MDYFERKLDDKRRLTIPTELRNEFASGVVLTRGFGKYLHLYPQTVWDREVEPALGGSILDERVADLNVRFRRGKTGAELDQKQGRVTIEQHLLDYAGIDRELIAVRAGAYWRILPADADV